A genomic segment from Excalfactoria chinensis isolate bCotChi1 chromosome 15, bCotChi1.hap2, whole genome shotgun sequence encodes:
- the NPBWR2 gene encoding neuropeptides B/W receptor type 2 encodes MGNSSLWDSLNSTCSNAANSSYLDSNMTFNFTFQEQSADFYVILPVIYSVICAVGLTGNTAVIYVILKAPKMKTVTNMFILNLAIADDLFTLVLPINIAEHLLHYWPFGEVLCKVILSIDHYNIFSSIYFLTVMSIDRYLVVLATVRSKRMPHRTYRAARIVSLCIWILVTIIVLPFIIFANVYIDDLKIKSCGLNFPKPERFWFKASRIYTLILGFAIPVSTICILYTMMLYKLRNMHLNSNARALDKAKKKVTIMVFIVLAVCLFCWTPFHLATIVALTTDLPQTSMVIGISYFITSLSYANSCLNPFLYAFLDDSFRKSFRKMLECRTS; translated from the coding sequence ATGGGGAATAGCTCTCTGTGGGACAGTTTGAACAGCacctgcagcaatgcagccaACAGCTCCTACCTGGACAGCAATATGACATTCAACTTCACCTTCCAAGAGCAATCAGCTGATTTCTATGTTATCCTCCCTGTGATTTACTCTGTAATCTGTGCTGTTGGGCTCACAGGCAACACTGCTGTCATCTATGTGATCCTCAAGGCTCCCAAGATGAAGACGGTAACAAACATGTTCATCCTGAACCTTGCTATAGCTGATGATTTGTTCACACTTGTCTTGCCCATTAATATCGCTGAACACCTCCTCCACTACTGGCCCTTTGGAGAAGTCCTCTGCAAGGTCATCTTGTCCATAGACCACTACAAcatcttctccagcatttatttcttaacaGTGATGAGCATAGACAGGTACTTGGTAGTACTGGCTACAGTCAGGTCCAAGAGGATGCCACACCGTACATACCGAGCAGCCAGGATCGTCAGCTTGTGCATCTGGATCCTAGTCACCATCATAGTTCTCCCTTTCATCATCTTTGCCAACGTATACATAGACGACCTGAAGATCAAGAGTTGTGGTCTAAATTTCCCCAAGCCTGAAAGGTTTTGGTTCAAAGCCAGCAGGATCTATACCCTCATCCTTGGCTTTGCCATTCCAGTGTCCACTATCTGCATCCTCTACACCATGATGCTCTACAAGCTGAGGAACATGCACTTGAACTCTAATGCCAGAGCTCTGGACAAAGCCAAGAAGAAAGTCACCATCATGGTCTTCATTGTCCTGGCCGTGTGTCTTTTCTGCTGGACCCCCTTCCACCTGGCCACTATTGTGGCTTTGACCACTGACTTGCCCCAGACCTCCATGGTCATTGGTATCTCCTACTTCATCACCAGTCTAAGCTATGCCAATTCATGCTTGAATCCTTTCTTGTATGCTTTCCTGGATGACAGCTTTCGGAAAAGCTTCCGGAAGATGCTGGAATGCAGAACTTCTTGA